A genome region from Paludibacterium sp. B53371 includes the following:
- the purU gene encoding formyltetrahydrofolate deformylase, with protein sequence MSHAKPSAILLISCPDKKGLVAAIANFLMTYNASIMHADQHQDDSEQLFLMRVEWSLDGFTLPMDDFAAAFQPIASEHNMSWSVSLSARKPRMAIMVSHYEHCLADLLHRWRIGELNCDIPLIIANHEDCRKLAEFNGIPFHVIPVNKDNKAEAEAEAAQWQLLDEAGVDLIVLARYMQVLSPAFVARYRNRVINIHHSFLPAFDGAKPYHRAFARGVKLIGATSHYVTEVLDDGPIIEQEVTRISHRDDVDDLIQKGRDLEKVVLSRAVRWHLDYRILSYGNKTVIFD encoded by the coding sequence ATGAGTCATGCCAAACCTTCCGCCATCCTGCTGATCAGCTGCCCCGACAAAAAGGGCCTGGTGGCGGCGATTGCCAATTTCCTGATGACCTACAACGCCAGCATCATGCATGCCGACCAGCACCAGGATGACAGCGAACAGTTGTTCCTGATGCGGGTTGAATGGTCGCTGGATGGTTTTACCTTGCCGATGGATGATTTTGCCGCCGCCTTCCAGCCGATTGCCTCCGAGCACAATATGTCCTGGAGTGTCTCGCTGTCGGCACGCAAGCCGCGCATGGCCATCATGGTGTCTCATTACGAGCACTGTCTGGCGGATCTGCTGCATCGCTGGCGTATCGGTGAGCTGAACTGCGACATCCCGCTGATCATTGCCAACCATGAAGATTGCCGAAAACTGGCCGAATTCAACGGTATTCCCTTCCATGTGATTCCGGTGAACAAGGACAACAAGGCCGAGGCCGAGGCCGAGGCCGCGCAGTGGCAGTTGCTGGATGAGGCCGGTGTCGACCTGATCGTGCTGGCCCGCTACATGCAGGTGTTGTCGCCGGCCTTTGTCGCACGCTACCGCAACCGGGTGATCAACATTCATCACAGCTTCCTGCCGGCTTTCGATGGCGCCAAGCCTTACCATCGGGCCTTTGCCCGTGGTGTCAAGCTGATTGGTGCCACCAGCCACTATGTGACCGAGGTGCTGGATGACGGGCCGATCATCGAGCAGGAGGTCACGCGCATTTCCCATCGCGATGATGTCGACGATCTGATCCAGAAGGGACGCGATCTGGAGAAGGTGGTGCTGTCCCGTGCCGTACGCTGGCATCTGGACTATCGCATCCTGTCCTATGGCAACAAGACGGTCATTTTTGATTGA
- a CDS encoding MFS transporter, with protein MPDHAEPAARPVRHFMLSQSCSTLAYQMLVVAFGWQVYELSHSVLFLGLIGLAQFAPQLLLTLIVGHTADQFERRRIAQYAQGQQALGATLLALACLSQQQSLTLIFACAVLTGSARAFESPSMQSLLPTLASETQLPRSLAMAASARQSAVIIGPALGGMIFALGAAAVYGSCLLIWLLAMSWLQVLPPGRQSRAKEPMSLRSALAGVQFIRARPVIFGAISLDLFSVLLGGATALLPVYARDILHTGPWGLGLLRTAPAIGALATSLYLARHPLRRHIGRNMAWAVILFGLSTIVFGLSHVFPLSLAALVVLGASDMVSVVIRSSLVQLETPDAMRGRVSAVNFIFIGTSNQLGEFESGITAAWFGTVPAVVLGGVGTLIVVALWRRWFPALFERDTFAGPAK; from the coding sequence ATGCCAGACCACGCCGAACCCGCTGCCCGCCCTGTCCGCCACTTCATGTTGAGCCAAAGTTGCTCCACCCTCGCCTATCAGATGCTGGTCGTGGCATTTGGCTGGCAGGTCTATGAGCTGTCACACAGCGTGCTCTTTCTCGGCCTGATCGGACTGGCGCAGTTTGCGCCGCAACTGCTGCTGACCCTGATTGTCGGCCACACCGCCGATCAGTTTGAACGCCGGCGTATCGCTCAGTATGCCCAGGGCCAGCAGGCACTCGGCGCCACCCTGCTGGCCCTGGCCTGCCTGAGCCAGCAGCAAAGCCTGACACTGATCTTCGCTTGCGCCGTCCTTACCGGCAGCGCACGCGCTTTCGAATCCCCCAGCATGCAGTCCTTGCTGCCCACGCTGGCCAGCGAGACACAACTGCCCCGCAGCCTGGCCATGGCCGCTTCGGCACGACAGAGCGCCGTCATCATCGGGCCGGCACTGGGCGGCATGATCTTTGCCCTTGGTGCCGCCGCGGTCTACGGCAGCTGCCTGCTGATCTGGCTGCTGGCCATGTCCTGGCTGCAGGTCCTCCCACCCGGCAGGCAAAGCCGCGCCAAAGAACCCATGTCGCTGCGTTCGGCACTGGCGGGCGTGCAGTTCATCCGCGCCCGTCCGGTGATCTTTGGCGCCATCTCGCTCGACCTGTTCTCGGTGCTGCTGGGCGGCGCCACGGCGCTGCTGCCGGTCTATGCGCGCGATATCCTGCATACCGGCCCCTGGGGACTCGGACTGCTGCGCACCGCGCCGGCCATCGGTGCGCTGGCCACCTCGCTCTATCTGGCCCGCCACCCGCTGCGCCGGCACATCGGACGCAACATGGCCTGGGCCGTCATCCTGTTCGGTCTGAGTACCATCGTGTTCGGCCTGTCTCACGTCTTCCCGCTATCGCTCGCGGCCCTGGTGGTTCTGGGCGCCAGCGATATGGTCAGCGTGGTGATCCGCTCCTCCCTGGTTCAACTGGAAACACCCGATGCCATGCGCGGACGCGTCAGCGCCGTCAACTTCATCTTTATCGGCACATCCAACCAACTGGGGGAATTTGAATCCGGGATCACGGCCGCCTGGTTCGGCACCGTTCCGGCGGTGGTACTGGGCGGCGTGGGCACCCTGATCGTGGTGGCACTGTGGCGGCGCTGGTTTCCCGCCCTGTTTGAGCGGGATACCTTTGCCGGTCCAGCGAAGTGA
- the speF gene encoding ornithine decarboxylase SpeF, which translates to MTYLKVAVGSAPSTCFETTRSLVNLAETDFTDVGAVVLGMEDVAAGRIKELAAKGLEIPVFVVTGCHEKMPVDVLKSVNGVIELGKQSAVYYGRQIETALTKYEASLYPPFFGMLKQYVEMGNSAFDCPGHQGGQFFRKHPAGRQFFEFFGETVFRADLCNADVKLGDLLIHEGAPHDAQAYAAKVFNADKTYFVLNGTSASNKVVTNALLARGDLVLFDRNNHKSNHHGALIQAGATPVYLETARNPFGFIGGIDAHCFEEKYLREQIAAVAPERAKEARPFRLAIIQLGTYDGTIYNARQVVDKIGHLCDYILFDSAWVGYEQFIPMMKDCSPLLLDLHENDPGIIVTQSVHKQQAGFSQTSQIHKKDKHIKGQKRYCNHKRFNNAFMLHASTSPFYALFAALDVNAKMHDGELGRKLWADCVKVGIETRKMILNACKHIRPFVPATVDGKKWQDHDTETMANDLRFFEFQPGEKWHAFEGYEKGQYFVDPCKLLLTTPGIDAATGKYTEFGVPATILANFLRENNIVPEKCDLNSILFLMTPAEDMGKMQHLVAQIARFERYLDEDAPLSEVLPTVYANNEERYRGYTIRQLCQEMHNLYVSRDVKQLQKEMFRKAKLPKVEMNPQEANIEFVRGNVELVALDKAEGRIAAEGALPYPPGVLCMVPGEVWGGAALKYFLALEEGINLLPGFSPELQGVYIQQDEDGRKRAYGYMLTK; encoded by the coding sequence ATGACTTATTTGAAAGTAGCGGTAGGTTCGGCGCCTTCGACTTGTTTCGAAACCACGCGCTCGCTGGTTAACCTGGCGGAAACCGATTTCACCGACGTAGGTGCCGTTGTCCTGGGCATGGAAGACGTCGCTGCCGGCCGCATCAAGGAACTGGCTGCCAAGGGTCTGGAGATTCCGGTTTTTGTTGTGACCGGCTGCCACGAAAAAATGCCGGTTGATGTGCTGAAGAGCGTCAATGGCGTGATCGAGCTGGGCAAGCAGTCTGCCGTTTACTATGGCCGTCAGATCGAAACCGCGCTGACCAAGTACGAAGCCAGCCTGTACCCGCCGTTCTTCGGCATGCTGAAGCAGTATGTTGAAATGGGTAACTCGGCGTTTGACTGCCCGGGGCATCAGGGTGGTCAATTCTTCCGCAAGCATCCGGCCGGCCGTCAGTTCTTCGAATTCTTCGGCGAAACCGTCTTCCGCGCTGACCTGTGCAACGCCGACGTCAAGCTGGGCGACCTGCTGATTCACGAAGGTGCGCCGCACGATGCTCAGGCTTATGCTGCCAAGGTATTCAATGCCGACAAGACCTACTTCGTTCTGAACGGTACTTCCGCTTCCAACAAGGTCGTGACCAACGCCCTGCTGGCTCGTGGCGATCTGGTGCTGTTCGACCGCAACAACCACAAGTCCAACCACCACGGTGCCCTGATTCAGGCTGGTGCGACCCCGGTCTACCTGGAAACCGCGCGTAACCCGTTCGGCTTCATCGGTGGTATCGACGCACATTGCTTCGAAGAAAAATACCTGCGCGAACAAATCGCTGCCGTGGCACCGGAACGTGCCAAGGAAGCCCGTCCGTTCCGCCTGGCCATCATTCAGCTCGGCACCTATGACGGTACCATCTACAATGCCCGTCAAGTTGTCGACAAGATCGGTCACCTGTGCGATTACATCCTGTTCGACTCGGCCTGGGTTGGCTACGAACAATTCATCCCGATGATGAAGGACTGCTCGCCGCTGCTGCTGGATCTGCATGAAAACGATCCTGGCATCATCGTGACCCAGTCGGTTCACAAGCAACAAGCCGGTTTCTCGCAAACCTCGCAGATCCACAAGAAGGACAAGCACATCAAGGGTCAGAAGCGCTACTGCAACCACAAGCGTTTCAACAATGCCTTCATGCTGCACGCTTCGACCAGCCCGTTCTACGCGCTGTTCGCTGCCCTGGACGTGAACGCCAAGATGCACGACGGCGAACTGGGCCGCAAGCTGTGGGCTGACTGCGTCAAGGTCGGTATCGAAACCCGCAAGATGATCCTGAATGCCTGCAAGCACATCCGTCCGTTCGTTCCGGCGACCGTTGATGGCAAGAAGTGGCAGGATCACGACACCGAAACCATGGCCAACGATCTGCGCTTCTTCGAGTTCCAGCCGGGTGAAAAGTGGCACGCCTTCGAAGGTTACGAGAAGGGCCAGTACTTCGTTGACCCGTGCAAGCTGCTGCTGACCACCCCGGGTATCGATGCGGCGACCGGCAAGTACACCGAATTCGGCGTACCGGCGACCATCCTGGCCAACTTCCTGCGCGAAAACAACATCGTGCCGGAGAAGTGTGACCTGAACTCGATCCTGTTCCTGATGACCCCGGCCGAAGACATGGGCAAGATGCAGCACCTGGTTGCCCAGATCGCCCGCTTCGAACGCTATCTGGACGAAGATGCACCGCTGTCCGAAGTGCTGCCGACCGTGTATGCCAATAACGAAGAACGTTATCGCGGCTACACCATCCGTCAGCTGTGCCAGGAAATGCACAACCTGTATGTCAGCCGCGACGTGAAGCAGCTGCAGAAGGAAATGTTCCGCAAGGCCAAGCTGCCGAAGGTCGAAATGAACCCGCAGGAAGCCAACATCGAGTTCGTCCGTGGTAACGTCGAGCTGGTGGCGCTGGACAAGGCCGAAGGCCGCATCGCTGCCGAAGGCGCGCTGCCGTACCCGCCGGGCGTACTGTGCATGGTACCGGGCGAAGTTTGGGGCGGTGCTGCGCTGAAGTACTTCCTGGCGCTGGAAGAAGGCATCAACCTGCTGCCGGGCTTCTCGCCGGAACTGCAAGGCGTTTACATCCAGCAGGATGAAGATGGCCGCAAGCGTGCATATGGCTACATGCTGACCAAGTAA
- a CDS encoding cytochrome c has product MKKSTLIGSLLLATIAASAFAASPASERRTVFKHYKQSLGSMNKMLNAGSFDQAQFAAAAKSLEAEAHTPWQYFPAGSSTRDTKPEIWSNPQGFKQASDDFERKVSKLNQVAAAGDVNQVRASFREVQQSCKACHDKFRN; this is encoded by the coding sequence ATGAAGAAATCCACTCTCATTGGATCTTTGCTGCTGGCGACCATCGCTGCCAGCGCCTTCGCCGCCAGTCCGGCCAGCGAGCGCCGTACGGTCTTCAAACATTACAAGCAGTCGCTGGGCAGCATGAACAAAATGCTCAATGCCGGCAGTTTTGATCAGGCACAGTTTGCCGCTGCCGCCAAGTCGCTGGAAGCCGAGGCGCACACTCCCTGGCAGTATTTCCCGGCCGGTAGCAGCACCCGTGATACCAAGCCGGAAATCTGGAGCAATCCGCAAGGCTTCAAACAAGCCAGCGATGACTTCGAACGCAAGGTCAGCAAGCTGAACCAGGTCGCCGCCGCCGGCGATGTGAATCAGGTCCGGGCGAGCTTCCGTGAAGTCCAGCAGTCCTGCAAGGCCTGTCACGACAAGTTCCGCAACTGA
- a CDS encoding DedA family protein — translation MSFAALLANYGYWAVLIGCLLEGETILILAGFAAHQGYLSFPLVVLTAFFAGSLGDLFFFLLGKYLGRPLIARYPRLAGHVAQVNALLLRYQRRIIVLIRFMYGLRIAGPIIIGNSGIATRHFVLYNMIGAAIWAPLVAGAGYVFGETVHLLFADLGHYQWLVMLGLAGVILGGRGWRKWMRQRRERVETD, via the coding sequence ATGAGCTTTGCTGCACTTCTTGCCAACTATGGCTACTGGGCTGTCCTGATCGGTTGCCTGCTGGAAGGCGAGACCATCCTGATTCTGGCCGGTTTTGCCGCCCACCAGGGTTATCTTTCCTTCCCGCTGGTCGTGCTGACCGCCTTCTTTGCCGGCAGCCTCGGCGATCTGTTCTTCTTTTTGCTGGGCAAGTATCTCGGGCGCCCCCTGATTGCCCGCTATCCCCGCCTTGCCGGACATGTCGCCCAGGTCAATGCCCTGTTGCTGCGCTATCAGCGCCGAATCATCGTCCTGATCCGCTTCATGTACGGTCTGCGCATTGCCGGCCCGATCATCATCGGTAACAGTGGTATCGCCACGCGGCATTTTGTTTTGTACAACATGATTGGTGCCGCGATCTGGGCGCCACTGGTGGCCGGAGCAGGCTATGTGTTCGGCGAGACCGTCCATCTGTTGTTTGCCGACCTGGGCCATTATCAGTGGCTGGTCATGCTGGGGCTGGCCGGGGTGATCTTGGGAGGACGAGGCTGGCGCAAATGGATGCGCCAGCGCAGGGAGCGGGTCGAAACCGACTGA
- a CDS encoding ABC transporter substrate-binding protein: MRWKTWVMGVLLTASSVAMAARPMSIVLSNQEYPPYEGQSLAGHGLLSRVVSEAFRLQNVKVHYVFYPNNRNLQSARTGAVDGSLGWAITPERQKDLLYTDPVMSLRMVFFQRKDHPLSWKSLQDLSDSRIGITTGNTYSQEFGRLQSAGILHTETSPDDLSNLRKLLAGHIDLFPIDSEVGALMLMQHFPRAQRVQVEAQDKPFWIAKVHVVIWRHHPQAAELVRRFNRGLSQLRASGEFNRLIENTRNQIYQGLDPH; encoded by the coding sequence ATGCGCTGGAAGACATGGGTAATGGGGGTGCTGTTGACGGCCAGTAGCGTCGCCATGGCAGCCAGGCCGATGTCCATCGTTCTGTCCAATCAGGAGTATCCGCCTTATGAGGGACAGTCGCTGGCCGGTCACGGTTTGTTGAGCAGGGTGGTGAGCGAGGCTTTTCGCCTGCAGAACGTCAAAGTGCACTATGTGTTCTACCCCAACAACCGTAACCTGCAGTCGGCCCGGACCGGGGCCGTCGATGGCAGCCTGGGTTGGGCCATCACCCCGGAGCGACAGAAGGATCTGTTGTATACCGATCCGGTCATGAGTCTGCGCATGGTGTTTTTTCAGCGCAAGGATCATCCCTTGTCGTGGAAGAGTCTGCAGGATCTGAGTGACAGCCGTATTGGCATCACCACGGGCAACACCTATTCGCAGGAATTTGGCCGCCTGCAGTCGGCCGGCATTCTGCACACCGAGACATCGCCGGATGATTTGTCCAACCTGCGCAAGCTGTTGGCAGGTCATATCGATCTGTTCCCGATCGATTCGGAGGTGGGGGCACTGATGTTGATGCAGCATTTCCCGCGTGCCCAGCGCGTTCAGGTGGAGGCGCAGGACAAGCCGTTCTGGATTGCCAAAGTCCATGTGGTGATCTGGCGCCACCATCCTCAGGCAGCGGAGCTGGTGCGCCGCTTTAACCGTGGCCTGTCTCAGTTGCGCGCCTCGGGGGAATTCAACCGACTGATCGAGAACACCCGCAACCAGATTTATCAGGGCCTCGATCCTCATTAG
- a CDS encoding ABC transporter substrate-binding protein, giving the protein MRLLTRLIMWLSLLTLAMSCRAEQPEISIVLSNQEYPPYMGQSMAGDGLMSRVVSEAFRLQNVKVRYVFYPNNRTLQSARTGAVDGSLGWAITPERQKDLLYTDPVMSLRMVFFQRADHPVAWKHMRDLASRRIGITSGNTYSEEFSRLQAAGVLHPEASPDDVSNLRKLQAGHLDLFPIDSEVGALLMVQNFRPDQRAQVVAQPEPFWTAPMHVVIWRRHPLGAELVRRFNLGLKQLHASGKFNQLVEETRNEIYLSLDHN; this is encoded by the coding sequence ATGCGCCTGTTGACCCGTCTGATCATGTGGTTGTCTCTGCTCACGCTGGCCATGAGCTGCCGGGCAGAGCAACCGGAAATCAGCATCGTCCTTTCCAATCAGGAATATCCGCCCTACATGGGGCAAAGCATGGCCGGCGATGGTTTGATGTCGCGGGTGGTGAGTGAGGCTTTTCGCCTGCAGAACGTCAAGGTGCGCTATGTGTTCTATCCCAATAACCGTACCTTGCAGTCGGCGCGCACCGGTGCGGTGGATGGCAGCCTGGGCTGGGCCATTACCCCGGAGCGACAGAAGGATTTGTTGTATACCGATCCGGTCATGAGCCTGCGCATGGTGTTCTTCCAGCGCGCCGATCATCCCGTCGCCTGGAAGCACATGCGGGACCTGGCCTCCCGGCGTATTGGCATTACCAGCGGCAATACCTATTCGGAAGAATTCAGCCGGTTGCAGGCCGCCGGGGTGCTGCATCCCGAAGCCTCGCCGGATGATGTCTCCAATTTGCGCAAACTGCAGGCAGGCCATCTGGACCTGTTTCCAATCGATTCGGAGGTCGGCGCCTTGCTGATGGTGCAGAATTTCCGTCCGGATCAGCGAGCGCAGGTGGTGGCACAGCCAGAGCCGTTCTGGACTGCACCGATGCATGTGGTGATCTGGCGCCGGCATCCGCTTGGCGCCGAACTGGTTCGGCGTTTCAATCTCGGCCTGAAGCAACTGCATGCCTCCGGCAAGTTCAATCAGCTGGTGGAAGAAACCCGCAACGAGATTTACCTGAGTCTGGATCACAACTGA
- a CDS encoding UPF0149 family protein — MNYEALTDRDYQRLAETLARFSDQDCMNLEQLDGFFTALLCGPMPIRPTECLPIILGDAFDDEDAFPGAQGLERFAHLLMRHWLDISHTLQSGQPFHPWLDADEHGVFRGNDWAQGFVEGMQLVYDDWTLLLDDPQQAELLAPIMALAFEGQPDEEMKGYLQEISPEDRADWLGAISPNVAAIHQFFTRLRAELEADEEQE, encoded by the coding sequence ATGAATTACGAAGCCTTGACCGACCGGGACTATCAGCGCCTGGCCGAGACGCTGGCCCGGTTCAGCGATCAGGATTGCATGAACCTCGAACAGCTCGACGGGTTCTTTACCGCCCTGCTGTGCGGCCCGATGCCCATCCGTCCGACGGAATGCCTGCCGATCATTCTCGGCGATGCCTTCGACGACGAGGACGCCTTTCCCGGCGCACAGGGGCTGGAACGGTTTGCACACCTGCTGATGCGCCACTGGCTGGATATTTCGCATACCCTGCAATCCGGACAGCCCTTCCATCCCTGGCTGGATGCGGATGAGCACGGCGTGTTCCGCGGCAACGACTGGGCTCAGGGTTTTGTCGAAGGCATGCAGCTGGTCTATGACGACTGGACGCTGCTGCTGGATGATCCGCAGCAGGCCGAGCTGCTGGCCCCGATCATGGCACTGGCCTTCGAAGGGCAGCCTGACGAAGAGATGAAGGGCTACCTGCAGGAAATCAGCCCCGAGGACCGGGCCGACTGGCTGGGGGCGATTTCGCCCAATGTGGCCGCGATTCATCAGTTCTTCACCCGCTTGCGGGCCGAACTGGAGGCCGACGAAGAGCAGGAATGA
- a CDS encoding pyridoxamine 5'-phosphate oxidase family protein: protein MTEFVKTARTRMRHCAHKASYDRETIYQVIDDIPECTIAICDADSGLPRQMVSTHWRVEDALYIHGSNGSRFGQQLAAGCPAAVSLAVTDGLVLARSAFDTSINFRSVMAYGAFEVVREETERLQLLQAFYEKLLPGRWQEVRQPTVQEMAATLVLRFALTEVVAKLSTGEPDDGAEAPGQWGGVWTYHHGWGEIVPDSRSQTLPLPASVARQRAK from the coding sequence ATGACTGAGTTTGTCAAGACTGCGCGGACGCGGATGCGTCATTGCGCCCATAAAGCCAGCTATGACCGGGAAACGATCTATCAGGTGATCGACGATATCCCGGAATGCACCATTGCCATCTGCGACGCGGACAGCGGACTGCCCCGCCAGATGGTCTCGACCCACTGGCGGGTCGAGGATGCCCTGTACATTCATGGCAGCAATGGCAGCCGTTTTGGCCAGCAGCTTGCCGCCGGCTGTCCCGCCGCGGTTTCCCTGGCGGTCACCGACGGGCTGGTGCTGGCCCGCTCGGCATTCGATACCTCGATCAATTTCCGCTCGGTCATGGCCTATGGCGCTTTTGAGGTTGTTCGGGAAGAAACGGAACGGTTGCAGTTGCTGCAGGCTTTCTATGAAAAGCTGCTGCCTGGTCGCTGGCAGGAGGTGCGTCAGCCAACCGTACAGGAAATGGCGGCCACCCTGGTGTTGCGCTTTGCGCTGACCGAAGTGGTGGCCAAACTGTCGACCGGCGAGCCGGATGATGGCGCCGAGGCCCCCGGTCAGTGGGGCGGAGTGTGGACGTATCACCATGGCTGGGGCGAGATCGTGCCGGACAGCCGGAGCCAGACCTTGCCGCTGCCTGCCAGCGTTGCCCGGCAGCGGGCGAAATGA
- a CDS encoding YdcH family protein — MFREHRELITHLKQHDRHFERLFDEHNELDQRIQNVENGQEHLGQLEIETLKKQKLLLKDQIYAILQEKSRA; from the coding sequence ATGTTTAGAGAGCACCGAGAACTGATTACCCATCTGAAACAACATGATCGGCATTTTGAGCGTCTGTTCGATGAGCATAATGAACTGGATCAACGTATTCAGAATGTCGAGAATGGGCAGGAGCACCTGGGACAGCTGGAAATCGAGACCCTCAAGAAGCAGAAATTGCTGCTGAAGGATCAGATCTACGCGATCCTGCAAGAAAAGTCCCGAGCCTGA
- a CDS encoding TetR/AcrR family transcriptional regulator C-terminal domain-containing protein, producing the protein MRVKSEAKRNSILQAALTVFQRHGFEGSAMDEIARQAGCSKATLYSYYPSKEALFMAAMDAHCASRFTDAFANLRYDGNLEASLQDFGLALLPTLLADDLLAMRRSVMAEAGSSPVGKLFYERGPKQGQGRLADFLQTQMQAGRLRQADAWRCARHLLSLLEGDFLMLAMLDVSPRPTREVLAEHVAEVVAVFLCAYLPTANA; encoded by the coding sequence ATGCGAGTCAAAAGTGAAGCCAAGCGCAACAGTATCCTGCAGGCAGCGCTGACCGTCTTCCAGCGTCACGGTTTCGAAGGCAGCGCGATGGATGAGATTGCCCGGCAGGCTGGTTGCTCCAAGGCCACGCTGTATAGTTACTATCCCTCCAAAGAAGCCCTGTTCATGGCCGCCATGGATGCGCACTGTGCCTCGCGCTTCACCGATGCTTTTGCCAATCTGCGTTATGACGGCAACCTGGAGGCCTCCCTGCAGGATTTCGGTCTGGCACTGTTGCCGACGCTTCTGGCTGACGATCTGCTGGCCATGCGTCGCAGCGTGATGGCAGAGGCCGGCAGCTCGCCGGTCGGGAAGCTGTTCTACGAACGGGGGCCGAAGCAGGGGCAGGGGCGGCTGGCGGACTTTCTGCAGACCCAGATGCAGGCCGGACGCTTGCGCCAGGCCGATGCATGGCGTTGCGCCCGCCATCTCTTGTCTTTGCTGGAGGGTGATTTCCTGATGCTGGCCATGCTGGATGTGTCGCCACGTCCGACGCGCGAGGTGCTGGCCGAACATGTTGCCGAGGTCGTCGCGGTCTTTCTCTGTGCTTATCTTCCCACCGCGAACGCCTGA
- a CDS encoding mechanosensitive ion channel family protein — protein sequence MRRCLLVLLSCLWCTLAAASPSPAPGTEASAAVMASADSAELLVAHRPIFTFRTALFGASPKERAERARVLVEQMLAQDGPLTVQLQPNPLGQLVLLGNRLVFVISPGDVDPLRQETLNGVATAAAAQLERVVAETREASNLHAVLLALLWSGLATLWLLLMLWGLARLRRWLAALLLRLAERKVSALRVGNVELIERRYLYPLLGRLLALLNGLLVLLLCYRWLSFVLLRFPYTRPWGETLNQSSLALAQRLFDAVISALPGLGVALVIFFLARLVVGLVGHVCQRLAEGGASGNWLNSDTLPTTRRLLAIAIWLFALAMAYPYLPGAQTEAFKGLSVLLGLMVTLGASSIVGQGAAGLILTYTRTFRPGDYVQIGEHEGTVQQAGMFTTRIRTGTGIELTLPNALIAGSVTRNYSRRASGGGVLLETSVSIGYDTPWRQVEAMLLEAAGQTPGILSEPPARVYQTALQDFYPVYRLVVVLSHEGPPRVDVLSALHARIQDVFNHYGVQIMSPHYMADSATPKVVAPQDWHLPPASPP from the coding sequence ATGCGTCGATGTCTTCTTGTCCTGCTGTCGTGTCTGTGGTGTACCCTGGCTGCGGCATCGCCATCCCCGGCCCCGGGGACCGAGGCCAGTGCCGCTGTCATGGCCTCGGCCGACAGCGCTGAGCTGCTGGTTGCCCATCGCCCCATTTTTACCTTCCGGACCGCATTGTTCGGGGCCTCGCCCAAAGAGCGCGCCGAGCGGGCCCGTGTGCTGGTCGAGCAAATGCTGGCTCAGGACGGACCGCTGACTGTTCAACTGCAGCCCAATCCGCTCGGACAGCTGGTGTTGCTGGGAAACCGGCTGGTGTTTGTGATCAGCCCGGGCGACGTGGATCCTTTGCGGCAGGAAACCCTCAACGGGGTGGCCACGGCCGCTGCGGCGCAGCTGGAACGGGTGGTGGCGGAAACCCGGGAGGCCAGCAATCTGCATGCGGTTTTGCTGGCCTTGTTGTGGAGCGGGCTGGCCACGCTGTGGCTGCTGCTGATGCTCTGGGGACTGGCCAGACTGCGCCGCTGGCTGGCGGCCTTGCTGCTCCGTCTCGCCGAGCGCAAGGTCAGTGCCCTGCGTGTCGGCAATGTCGAGCTGATCGAGCGCCGTTACCTCTACCCTCTGCTCGGGCGTTTGCTGGCACTGCTCAACGGCCTGTTGGTCTTGCTGCTGTGCTATCGCTGGCTGAGCTTTGTGCTGCTGCGCTTTCCCTATACCCGCCCCTGGGGCGAGACGCTGAACCAGTCGTCCCTGGCGCTGGCGCAGCGCCTGTTCGATGCGGTGATCAGTGCCTTGCCCGGTCTGGGGGTGGCACTGGTGATTTTCTTCCTGGCCAGGCTGGTGGTCGGACTGGTGGGGCATGTCTGCCAGCGACTGGCGGAAGGCGGTGCCAGTGGCAACTGGCTGAACAGCGATACCCTGCCCACGACGCGGCGCCTGCTGGCGATTGCCATCTGGCTGTTTGCCCTGGCCATGGCCTATCCCTATCTGCCCGGCGCCCAGACCGAGGCCTTCAAGGGCTTGTCGGTCTTGCTGGGGTTGATGGTGACACTCGGTGCCTCCAGTATTGTGGGCCAGGGTGCCGCCGGCCTGATCCTCACTTATACACGGACCTTTCGCCCGGGGGATTATGTCCAGATCGGTGAGCATGAGGGCACCGTGCAGCAGGCCGGGATGTTTACCACCCGTATTCGCACCGGTACCGGCATCGAACTGACCTTGCCCAATGCCCTGATTGCCGGCAGCGTGACACGCAACTACTCCCGGCGGGCATCCGGTGGCGGGGTCTTGCTGGAGACGAGCGTCAGTATCGGCTATGACACGCCCTGGCGTCAGGTCGAGGCCATGCTCCTGGAGGCCGCCGGACAGACGCCCGGCATCTTGTCCGAGCCGCCTGCCAGGGTTTATCAGACGGCGTTGCAGGACTTCTATCCGGTCTACCGGCTGGTGGTGGTGCTGTCGCACGAGGGCCCGCCCAGGGTGGATGTGTTGTCCGCCCTGCATGCCAGGATCCAGGATGTGTTCAATCACTACGGGGTGCAGATCATGTCGCCGCACTACATGGCCGACAGTGCCACGCCCAAGGTGGTGGCGCCACAGGACTGGCATCTGCCGCCCGCGTCACCGCCATAG